The following proteins come from a genomic window of Paenibacillus swuensis:
- a CDS encoding ABC transporter permease gives MQKTRRAGALSGFLKELIKNKALFLMLLPGLLLMLINNYIPMVGVFIAFKNIKYSAGNFIVNLINSENVGFKNFEYFTKGTAAYEVTRNTVLYNLAFISLGLIFSVGLAIALNEIRNRRLMKFYQNVTFLPFFLSWVVVSYLVYAFLNPAQGYANMILNQLGFADIDWYTEPGRWPIILIIVNLWKNVGYSMVLYLAAIMGINRDYYEAAEIDGANRWKQIIYITIPFLKPLMVTLTLLAIGKIFYSDFGLFFQITRNNGPLYSTTQTLDTFVYNSLIKMGDIGMASAAGLYQAVIGFVLVVFTNMLVKRYSKDNALF, from the coding sequence ATGCAGAAAACACGAAGAGCCGGAGCGTTAAGCGGCTTCCTGAAAGAGCTGATCAAGAACAAAGCTTTATTCCTGATGCTGCTGCCGGGGCTGTTGCTCATGCTGATTAACAATTACATTCCGATGGTCGGGGTGTTTATAGCTTTCAAAAACATCAAATATTCGGCGGGGAATTTCATTGTAAATTTGATTAACAGCGAGAACGTGGGCTTCAAAAATTTTGAATACTTCACAAAAGGCACCGCTGCCTATGAAGTTACCCGGAACACGGTACTGTATAATCTGGCATTTATCTCCCTGGGACTGATCTTCTCCGTGGGGCTTGCGATCGCCCTGAATGAGATCCGCAACCGGAGGTTGATGAAGTTTTACCAGAATGTTACGTTTCTTCCCTTCTTCTTATCCTGGGTTGTCGTGTCCTATCTGGTATACGCTTTTCTGAATCCTGCCCAGGGTTATGCCAACATGATTCTAAATCAACTAGGCTTCGCTGATATAGACTGGTACACCGAGCCCGGGCGTTGGCCGATAATTCTGATTATAGTCAACCTGTGGAAGAACGTCGGGTACAGTATGGTATTGTATTTGGCAGCGATTATGGGAATCAACAGGGACTACTATGAAGCAGCCGAAATTGACGGTGCTAACCGGTGGAAGCAGATCATTTATATCACGATCCCTTTCCTCAAGCCCTTGATGGTGACTCTTACTTTACTGGCTATCGGCAAAATCTTTTATTCAGACTTCGGTCTCTTCTTCCAAATTACACGAAATAACGGACCGTTGTATTCTACTACACAAACCCTGGATACCTTTGTTTATAACTCGCTGATCAAAATGGGGGATATCGGCATGGCATCCGCGGCAGGGCTGTATCAAGCCGTCATTGGATTTGTGCTTGTTGTGTTCACGAATATGCTCGTAAAGCGTTACAGTAAAGATAATGCATTATTTTAG
- a CDS encoding ABC transporter substrate-binding protein has protein sequence MKSIRLTLGFLLFVSGCGQADYTVNYSETQNEPIPHEKTVTVAIRSSGNEDVVEQLLQEYVKNEKKPYHLQVKKIPDDKYEETVNLMMTTGEGPDLMGLTANMLMTYIYKDWLVDLKPMLADQLLEAYPEWAVQYSSKISHDNKLYTLPSSVTTSRMIYNKQLFVKAGLSPDKPPSTWGQLEDYAKQISETGVGDGQYGFAIAAGDDWHGFRQAMEIPAVLSGIELFNPTTNAYDLQDYVPLLQMFKRMKEDGTLFPGFSALKRDTALTQFSDGDIGMMMISSDDLAYLVRKTRQTFSWGVAMPPVEQSALSSEGKLTVQPETSYAVNAFSAHNQEAADLWKFIYSHDFQRKLYMAAGTLPVRKGIVNQGFSTILHAYEFLPGDKDQLDLSEPKFVNDPYRWNAYVSVLEGSADMKEQLRKEADRLNAMYKSK, from the coding sequence ATGAAGAGTATAAGGCTCACGCTAGGGTTCCTTCTATTCGTTTCCGGATGCGGACAGGCTGACTATACAGTTAACTATTCAGAAACACAGAATGAGCCGATTCCCCATGAGAAAACCGTAACCGTTGCTATTCGCTCATCTGGGAATGAGGATGTTGTGGAGCAGCTTTTGCAGGAATATGTAAAAAATGAGAAGAAGCCCTATCACCTGCAAGTAAAGAAGATTCCCGATGATAAATACGAAGAAACCGTGAATCTGATGATGACCACGGGAGAAGGCCCTGATTTGATGGGTCTAACCGCAAACATGCTGATGACGTATATTTATAAAGATTGGCTCGTGGATCTAAAGCCGATGCTTGCCGATCAACTGCTGGAAGCTTACCCCGAGTGGGCGGTCCAGTACTCATCCAAAATCTCACATGACAACAAATTATATACGCTGCCTTCTTCCGTTACCACCTCCAGAATGATTTATAATAAGCAGTTGTTTGTTAAAGCGGGCTTGTCGCCGGATAAACCTCCGTCAACCTGGGGACAGTTGGAAGACTACGCCAAACAGATAAGTGAAACAGGGGTTGGGGACGGACAGTACGGATTTGCGATTGCCGCAGGTGACGACTGGCATGGTTTCCGTCAGGCGATGGAGATTCCAGCTGTGCTTAGCGGAATAGAGCTTTTCAATCCAACGACGAATGCTTACGACCTTCAAGACTATGTGCCGCTGCTTCAGATGTTTAAGAGAATGAAAGAGGACGGGACGTTATTTCCGGGCTTTAGCGCGTTAAAAAGAGATACGGCTCTAACTCAATTTTCCGATGGTGATATTGGCATGATGATGATCTCCAGCGACGACCTCGCCTATCTTGTCCGCAAAACAAGACAAACGTTTAGTTGGGGAGTTGCTATGCCTCCTGTTGAGCAATCCGCCCTCTCATCGGAAGGTAAGTTAACTGTACAGCCGGAAACATCCTACGCTGTTAATGCTTTTTCTGCTCACAACCAAGAGGCTGCGGACCTTTGGAAGTTTATTTACTCCCATGACTTTCAACGAAAACTGTATATGGCCGCGGGAACGCTGCCGGTTAGAAAAGGCATTGTTAATCAAGGCTTCTCCACCATCCTCCATGCGTACGAATTTCTGCCGGGGGACAAGGATCAATTGGATTTATCGGAGCCGAAGTTTGTAAACGATCCCTATCGATGGAATGCATATGTGTCTGTTCTGGAAGGGAGCGCGGACATGAAAGAGCAGCTGCGGAAAGAAGCGGACAGATTAAATGCGATGTATAAATCGAAGTAA
- a CDS encoding cache domain-containing sensor histidine kinase — protein MNAWLAKLRSIPHSSIRTRLLLYFILIALVPTTIIAAAAYSKSTSVITSKVDASITQNLRLINDAVIQKLESVNDISTFIYLNPDFIEILSTDRPDKYARFDDANLTQERIEFTNEIAALDKMLTTFTTENMSKTVLYPKLFMYNRPEYIQSRFTDKISDLGEIQDQKWYRALPRHFKYTVVGPNRIMTQTGMKDTIRIAKRLYGLKHYQIPYAGLLTIDIPVEDFVSILEDFEPTPNSLIYIVDQQHKVNVAADPMQFGKISPYADTVPLISLGISSQIRNLNGASMLVSQKRIDETGWTIVSLSPMKELREELHSFTKILYGVILLCALLALAGALYLSNHISMPIIKLVKSMSNVGEGNFNISLNYKRKDEFSYLISSYKTMLAEVKQLIDKLYISEVNKKEAELKALQAQINPHFLYNTLDSVNWLAIEHKVPEISKIVTSLSDFFRYSLNKGHPIISLEEEIRQVESYLQIQKIRFEDKFDYSIHVPQELLSCLTVKLTLQPLVENSILHGIQQTYEKGWITIEAVLKESDIHIIISDNGAGADTSELNLLLSEAAEGTGHSKSYGLLNVNARLKQTFGAGYGVYFSDNEPAGVIAVIIIPAVYTMEGYPHA, from the coding sequence ATGAACGCCTGGCTGGCTAAATTACGCAGCATTCCCCATAGCAGCATAAGGACCCGGCTCCTTCTCTACTTTATCTTAATTGCTCTTGTGCCGACTACCATCATTGCAGCTGCCGCCTATTCCAAATCTACTTCTGTAATAACCAGTAAGGTCGATGCATCCATCACCCAGAATCTGAGACTGATTAACGATGCTGTTATCCAAAAATTAGAGTCCGTAAACGACATCTCTACCTTTATCTATTTAAACCCGGACTTCATCGAGATCTTATCTACGGACCGACCGGACAAATACGCCCGATTCGATGACGCCAACCTGACGCAGGAACGTATAGAATTTACGAACGAGATCGCGGCTCTGGACAAAATGCTGACAACGTTCACCACTGAAAATATGTCCAAAACGGTTTTATATCCAAAGTTATTTATGTATAACCGTCCGGAATACATCCAAAGCCGATTTACGGACAAGATATCCGATCTAGGAGAAATTCAGGATCAGAAATGGTATCGCGCGCTCCCCAGACATTTTAAATACACCGTAGTCGGCCCTAACCGGATTATGACCCAGACGGGAATGAAAGACACTATTCGAATCGCCAAGCGGTTGTACGGACTGAAACACTATCAAATTCCATATGCCGGTTTACTGACCATCGACATTCCTGTTGAAGATTTTGTTTCCATATTGGAGGATTTCGAGCCGACCCCCAACAGTCTGATCTATATTGTAGACCAACAACACAAGGTGAATGTAGCTGCAGACCCGATGCAATTCGGCAAGATTTCGCCCTATGCGGATACAGTTCCTCTCATTTCTTTAGGCATTTCGTCACAAATCAGGAACTTGAACGGCGCGTCCATGCTGGTATCCCAGAAGAGAATCGATGAAACCGGCTGGACGATCGTCTCTCTTTCCCCTATGAAGGAGTTGCGCGAAGAGCTTCATTCCTTCACCAAAATACTGTACGGTGTCATTCTTCTCTGTGCCCTGTTGGCCTTGGCAGGCGCGCTGTACTTGTCCAACCATATCTCGATGCCCATCATCAAGCTGGTCAAATCTATGTCCAACGTAGGCGAAGGCAATTTCAACATCAGTTTGAATTACAAAAGAAAAGATGAGTTCTCTTATTTGATTTCCTCTTACAAAACGATGCTAGCCGAAGTGAAGCAATTAATCGATAAGCTATATATCAGTGAAGTGAATAAGAAGGAAGCGGAATTAAAGGCGCTTCAAGCGCAAATCAATCCGCATTTTCTCTATAATACATTGGATTCCGTGAACTGGCTGGCCATCGAGCACAAGGTGCCTGAGATCAGCAAAATTGTGACGTCCCTGTCCGACTTCTTCAGATACAGCCTGAACAAAGGACATCCGATTATTTCCCTGGAGGAAGAGATTCGGCAAGTCGAAAGCTATCTTCAGATTCAGAAAATTCGATTCGAGGATAAATTCGATTACTCGATCCATGTTCCACAGGAACTGCTCAGTTGCCTGACGGTAAAACTGACGCTTCAGCCCTTGGTGGAGAACTCCATTCTGCATGGGATTCAACAAACGTACGAGAAAGGCTGGATTACAATCGAAGCCGTCCTGAAAGAAAGCGACATTCATATCATCATTTCCGACAACGGGGCCGGGGCTGACACAAGCGAGTTGAATCTGCTGCTCAGTGAAGCTGCGGAAGGGACAGGACATTCCAAATCTTACGGTTTGCTGAATGTCAACGCCCGCTTGAAACAGACGTTCGGCGCCGGTTACGGAGTATACTTCTCAGACAATGAACCAGCCGGAGTCATTGCCGTAATCATCATACCGGCTGTCTATACAATGGAGGGATACCCGCATGCTTAA
- a CDS encoding response regulator, translated as MLKLIIADDENRIRRGLRSVLPWEELGVEVAGEAGDGLEVLKLCREVQPDLLLLDIRMPMMDGLEAAIKLREEGNAVRIIFISGVEDFSYVKTALDIETEGYILKPVKIDELQSKVDQVLQKIHRERNSRDMLHNLKLQLQQNLSVMRDKFLGNLISSVYMSERDVWEKISYFSLPFRKGELAQIGVLRIDDYEQAIDKFMEENKQLLSFSVANVTEEIMNTHQAGVSLQLSENEFLLIFSHPAYAESAYLEVCEEIRLNIKKYLKVSVSIGVGSPVQDLLTLQASYQEAGYALEHRFFTGNGSILHIKDIQLNAPGSDYPNLRPLENDIINALKLGHVHEVTAKLNEAFDYISNRPFKVEYVQSICVELISMAYRNLQELDEQIEDVMGNRAGIIDQIYGTMHILELREFMIGTFSKAASYFSERYMQKNSKLVERIRETIQQRYMTDVSIADLSKEVYLSANYIGLIFKRETGETITEFLTKTRLEAAKHLLKTTDMKILEVSETVGYENPQYFSTVFKKHTGIHPQMFRKATEVSQ; from the coding sequence ATGCTTAAATTGATTATCGCAGACGACGAGAATAGAATCCGAAGAGGACTCCGCAGCGTGTTACCATGGGAGGAGTTAGGTGTGGAGGTAGCCGGGGAAGCAGGGGACGGGCTGGAAGTGCTTAAGCTGTGCCGAGAGGTGCAGCCGGATCTGCTGCTGCTCGATATCCGCATGCCCATGATGGACGGGCTGGAAGCCGCCATTAAGCTCCGCGAAGAAGGAAATGCGGTGCGCATTATATTCATCAGCGGCGTGGAGGATTTCAGTTATGTAAAGACAGCGCTTGATATTGAAACGGAAGGCTATATTCTTAAACCCGTTAAGATTGACGAGCTCCAGAGTAAAGTAGACCAAGTCTTGCAGAAAATTCATAGAGAACGAAACAGTCGTGACATGCTGCACAACTTAAAATTGCAGCTGCAGCAGAATCTCTCGGTGATGCGCGACAAGTTTCTGGGAAACCTTATTTCCAGCGTCTACATGTCAGAGAGAGATGTGTGGGAAAAGATCAGCTATTTCTCCCTTCCTTTCCGTAAAGGTGAGCTCGCGCAGATTGGCGTGCTCCGAATCGATGATTATGAGCAAGCCATTGATAAATTCATGGAAGAGAATAAACAGCTGCTATCTTTCTCGGTGGCGAATGTGACAGAAGAAATTATGAACACCCATCAGGCCGGCGTCTCACTTCAGTTAAGCGAGAATGAATTTCTTCTGATCTTCAGTCACCCGGCATACGCTGAAAGCGCCTATCTTGAGGTTTGCGAAGAAATTCGCCTCAATATAAAGAAATATTTAAAAGTGTCGGTTTCCATCGGTGTGGGCTCGCCCGTGCAGGATCTCCTCACCCTGCAGGCTTCTTACCAGGAAGCCGGCTATGCCTTGGAACACCGCTTCTTTACGGGAAACGGATCCATCCTGCATATCAAGGATATTCAGCTGAATGCTCCCGGTTCGGATTATCCGAATTTGCGACCGCTGGAGAACGACATTATCAATGCGCTGAAACTAGGGCATGTCCATGAAGTAACCGCTAAGTTAAATGAAGCATTTGACTACATAAGCAACCGTCCGTTTAAGGTAGAGTATGTACAAAGCATTTGCGTCGAGCTGATTAGTATGGCTTACAGAAACCTTCAGGAACTGGATGAACAGATCGAGGACGTGATGGGGAACCGTGCCGGCATTATTGATCAAATCTACGGTACAATGCACATCCTGGAACTTAGGGAATTCATGATTGGTACGTTCAGCAAGGCAGCTTCTTATTTCTCGGAAAGGTACATGCAGAAAAACAGCAAGCTCGTCGAGCGAATCAGGGAGACCATCCAGCAGCGGTACATGACCGATGTCAGCATTGCCGATCTCTCGAAAGAAGTGTATTTATCCGCAAACTATATCGGCCTCATCTTCAAGAGAGAAACCGGAGAGACCATTACCGAATTCTTAACGAAAACCCGTCTAGAAGCGGCTAAACACTTGCTGAAGACGACCGATATGAAGATCCTGGAGGTATCCGAAACGGTAGGTTACGAGAATCCTCAATATTTCAGTACGGTGTTCAAGAAGCACACCGGCATTCATCCGCAGATGTTCCGGAAGGCTACGGAAGTGTCACAATAA
- a CDS encoding phytanoyl-CoA dioxygenase family protein, with the protein MKIQLSPKELETLRLEPETLAFAVEQVKVNGYVLLEKVVPDSVIEELRQAFDPLFDEYIQKKGYNTGTNRAQMHLPFQAPFNHEYIIAHPLAMAIIDELLGQDHKCVYFASDTPMPGSDYQNVHSDIMPLFPDYSAALPAYSLVLNVPLVDTTEENGPLEIWPGGTHLNGDRTNHDTLDGSVNKHVDIVRAAEYMLSEKILMPAGSIVIRDIRMWHRGTPNRSDRRRTNIALIYNRTWFGSGHYIRIPQDTYDGLSEKGKQVFRGERIGETVTMPWEH; encoded by the coding sequence TTGAAAATTCAACTATCCCCTAAAGAGCTGGAAACCTTGCGTTTGGAGCCGGAGACATTGGCCTTTGCGGTAGAACAAGTGAAAGTGAACGGTTACGTGCTGCTGGAGAAAGTCGTTCCTGATTCCGTTATCGAGGAACTTCGTCAGGCGTTCGATCCTTTGTTCGACGAGTACATTCAGAAGAAGGGGTACAACACCGGAACGAACCGGGCACAGATGCATCTGCCTTTTCAGGCGCCGTTCAATCATGAGTATATTATTGCCCACCCGCTGGCGATGGCGATTATCGATGAGCTTCTCGGGCAGGATCACAAATGTGTTTATTTCGCTTCCGATACGCCTATGCCGGGATCCGATTATCAGAATGTGCACAGCGATATTATGCCTTTGTTTCCGGATTATTCTGCCGCGCTCCCGGCGTACAGCTTGGTGCTGAACGTTCCGTTAGTTGATACAACCGAAGAGAACGGGCCTTTGGAAATATGGCCGGGAGGAACCCATCTGAACGGGGACCGGACGAACCATGACACGCTGGACGGATCCGTTAATAAGCATGTAGATATCGTCAGAGCTGCAGAATACATGTTGTCCGAAAAAATTCTGATGCCGGCCGGTTCAATCGTCATCCGCGACATCCGGATGTGGCATAGGGGAACGCCGAACCGCTCCGATCGGAGGAGAACGAATATAGCCTTAATCTATAACCGGACCTGGTTTGGCAGCGGGCATTATATCCGGATTCCGCAGGATACTTACGACGGCTTATCGGAGAAGGGTAAGCAGGTTTTCCGCGGCGAACGTATAGGGGAAACCGTAACGATGCCTTGGGAACATTAA
- a CDS encoding type 2 periplasmic-binding domain-containing protein — protein sequence MAYVLKRKKLLLSMTLVLSLLAGCMSSNGNEPNTAVKPKDGEASPVVEANLEKDPYEGVEDTSDMPDWKGKQIKLKFWYAGGNGTGAKVIPTQDVVLPELLRATGVTMDRENSFDNGGQDSYEIKMTKIVATNSYPDVVEGLSRSGFEQLVEKDLLYDLTDLIPKYMPNYWKFINNPAFQLDLKGSKREGKLYSIQVAGWSFINTKLMKKEDFANPLEYKQATGGDVPGRGFVFVRDDILKKIYPQAKSYDELGALMEQKNGNLSKQEYLDVPIKSMADFIQFLREIKKLNLKENGKDVVPFWTHNGSDSWLIGTILSGTLNGYNTHVQMDNNYFTYWDKERQTVDYMFKQPWYKDIMKQWNELVREQIAEPEAIIQTDTQFNEKKDTGQYAMTWGWIEPDRAKLAKAGKTYKYRKVYLDVPPDEKKFVQPYNATGLSPVSFFKNRIKAEDLPQILRFYDIAYTKAGQNLAYYGPRSAGLFKEENGKRTFIDKDIADATSGARPNTVYKDKYGLRNEVWPQYPFTLATDKRTKEAVDIKVTRENWDQHYWYGNVEGLNQVPTEGWFIDNFSDVIPEVKKFWSARAGFENAMKKVYTAQSDEQFEKLYTDMVDYAEQNGLTDETLVKINQVFAERNKEQMANLK from the coding sequence TTGGCTTATGTATTGAAGAGGAAGAAACTGCTGTTGAGCATGACATTGGTGTTATCTCTGTTAGCGGGATGTATGTCCAGCAACGGCAATGAGCCGAACACGGCCGTAAAACCGAAAGATGGGGAAGCTTCCCCCGTTGTTGAGGCAAATCTGGAGAAAGATCCTTATGAAGGAGTGGAAGATACTTCGGATATGCCGGACTGGAAGGGAAAGCAGATTAAACTGAAATTCTGGTATGCCGGCGGGAACGGTACAGGCGCAAAGGTAATTCCTACACAGGATGTTGTGCTGCCTGAGCTGTTACGGGCGACCGGGGTAACGATGGACAGAGAGAATTCCTTTGATAACGGAGGGCAGGATTCTTATGAAATAAAGATGACGAAAATTGTAGCGACGAACAGTTATCCGGATGTAGTGGAAGGGCTTTCGAGAAGCGGGTTTGAACAATTAGTCGAAAAAGATCTGCTGTACGATTTGACGGACCTGATTCCCAAATACATGCCAAATTACTGGAAATTCATTAATAATCCAGCCTTTCAACTGGATTTAAAGGGCTCCAAGAGAGAGGGGAAGTTGTACTCCATCCAAGTGGCAGGATGGTCATTTATTAACACCAAATTAATGAAGAAAGAAGATTTCGCAAATCCGCTGGAATACAAACAGGCTACCGGCGGCGATGTGCCCGGCAGAGGGTTCGTGTTCGTGAGGGATGATATTCTTAAGAAAATTTACCCGCAAGCCAAAAGTTACGACGAGCTCGGTGCCTTGATGGAACAGAAGAATGGCAATCTTTCCAAGCAAGAATATTTGGATGTGCCTATTAAGAGCATGGCTGATTTTATTCAGTTCCTTAGAGAAATTAAGAAATTGAATCTGAAAGAGAACGGGAAAGATGTCGTCCCTTTCTGGACTCATAACGGGTCCGACAGCTGGCTGATCGGCACAATTCTGTCCGGAACTTTAAATGGGTATAACACGCATGTTCAAATGGACAACAACTACTTTACCTATTGGGACAAGGAACGCCAAACGGTTGATTACATGTTTAAACAGCCATGGTACAAAGACATCATGAAACAGTGGAATGAATTGGTGCGAGAGCAGATTGCCGAACCGGAGGCCATCATCCAGACGGATACCCAATTCAATGAGAAGAAAGATACAGGACAATACGCCATGACATGGGGTTGGATTGAACCCGACCGTGCTAAACTCGCTAAAGCGGGCAAGACGTATAAATACCGCAAGGTATATCTAGATGTTCCTCCCGATGAGAAGAAGTTTGTACAGCCTTATAATGCTACCGGGCTGTCACCGGTTTCATTTTTCAAAAATCGAATTAAAGCGGAGGATCTTCCCCAGATTTTAAGATTTTACGATATTGCCTACACCAAAGCCGGACAGAATCTGGCATATTACGGTCCGCGCAGCGCCGGGTTATTCAAGGAGGAGAACGGAAAGCGGACATTTATCGATAAAGATATTGCGGATGCCACTTCCGGGGCAAGACCGAACACCGTTTACAAAGATAAGTATGGACTTCGGAATGAGGTATGGCCTCAATATCCTTTCACGTTAGCTACGGATAAGAGGACTAAAGAAGCTGTTGACATTAAAGTGACCAGAGAGAATTGGGACCAACATTACTGGTACGGCAATGTGGAAGGGCTTAATCAAGTTCCTACGGAAGGTTGGTTTATTGACAATTTCTCGGATGTAATTCCTGAAGTGAAGAAGTTCTGGTCAGCCCGCGCCGGCTTCGAGAATGCCATGAAGAAAGTGTATACCGCCCAATCGGATGAGCAATTCGAGAAGCTATATACCGATATGGTGGACTATGCGGAACAGAACGGACTGACAGACGAGACGCTTGTCAAGATTAATCAGGTGTTTGCTGAGCGCAATAAAGAGCAAATGGCGAATCTGAAGTAG